The nucleotide window CTTTCTCGAGTCTTATCCCTTTTAAGTCGATAATCTTCGGTATCCCCTAAAAGGCCTTTTGTGGTTGGCCGTTCCGACTCGATCAAGTATGATTTTAAATATGTCTCCCCTTCGTTTAGCTCTTGATTCTGATTCACAGAATCGTATGAGTCAACCATTTTCTCTTGAAGGAGCTCTTTTAACTCCATTCTTGACGAGATCATGGCTGACCCAGACATGTTAATGGGTATTCCCTCGGGTGGTTTAAATATTCACCTGATTCTTCTATGTTGGAAACATTGATGCCTTCTAACAATTTTATAAATGAGATGCATGAACTGTGATATGGATCGATGCGGAGAAATCTTTCAGTGGTCATCTAAATACAATCCACTAGGACGAGACTTAGAAAGAACGTCTGGTGACGTAACTGCAATCTCTTTTTCGAGACAAAAGATTCGGAACCACTGTTGTTATAGAGAAACCATACCAGGAAGTGATAAGTGTTATTGGCACACAAAAAAGGAAAAAACTCAGAAGGAATTACAACAAAATCTGGGCGACCACGATGAGCCTGTTGGGAATGCCTATATTTCGGGTGAATTCAAAAATCTTGATCTTCTAGTAGAGTTTCCAGAAGCTACTTTTGAAGACTGCACATTCAAGAATGTTGATTTCACCGGGTCTCTTTTCCCGAATGCAGTTTTTATGGATGTTGAATTAACTGATTTCAAATTCGATCAATGTGTGCTACAGGGTTCAAAGTTAGATAATGTGAATGATATGAAACAAGGTAGAAGTAGTCTCCAACAATGTGACTTAAGAGGTACTATCCTATCTAATGTTGACTTTAAGGGGGGAAATTTTGAAGGATCCGTGTTTAATGTGAGATCTAGATTAGAGAACAGCACAGAGTTAGATGGTGCAAATTTTCAAAATGCGGATCTCGAGGAAGTAAAGTGGCAGAATATTGATCTAACTAAATCGGATTTCACAGGCGCGAACGTTCAAAATGCAAACTTCTCTAATAGTACTTTAGTTCAAACTATATTTAGCCATGCAAATTGCTTAGGTGCGGATTTTTCTAATGCGGATCTTGAGGGTGCGAAATTTGATCAAGCATACTTAGTTGGATCAAATTTTATTGGTTCCGAATACCATAATGCAGTATTATCTGATGTTCAAATTGATCATACTACAGAATTTGATGAAACGTCTTCGTATCAACGAGAAGATGCACCTCCCGGGAAATTCGAGAATAGATCCGTACGCGATCTCAAAGCTTTGTGGACATATAGGACGTTACAGAACGTATTTAGAGAGAACGGGATGATAGAAAAATCTAGACAATACTATGTGAAGGAGAAGGATTTGCGACGCGAGCAATACTGGCGACAATTTAGAAATGAAGCTACATTATTGGAAAATCAAGATGATTTTTTGCGGATTTCTCTTGAAGACCGACCTAAACTGAAATGGCTGGTGTTTCTATTCCGAGCACTTCGAGCAGAGTCATCTAAATGGATAATAAGATTTGGAGAAGGTATTGAAAACTTAATCATATCTGCAATACTAACCATAATTGGATTCGGTATTGTTTATCCATTAACTGGTCTGAATACTTCAACTGGCGAATATAGATTTAAGTTCCCTGTCGAATTGAGTGATCTTCTAAATGTCTCTTGGAGTCCTTTTCTTGAAGGGCTTCTTTTTAGTGTTCTAACTTTTACACCAGGTAATAGTGGTGATATTACTCCTATAGGATTCTCCCAAGTATTGGCAATCATAGAAGCTTCACTTGGAACAATTTTCTTCGCTCTAGTGGTCTTTGTATTAGGTCGTCGTACCACACGGTAGCTCGTTTTTCAAAGGAGTTACTTTAATTCGAAACCGATCAAAGCGTCAGCCGACGTCCCCGTTATCTTGGTTTAATTCGAAACCGATCAAAGCGTCAGCCGACGTCCCCGTTATCTTGGTAAAGCGGAAGCATATGGAAGATGTCAAGCTTAGTAGTAATCTTTGAAAAATCACTAAAAACCGAAGAGCAACGCGAGCGTTCGCAAGATGGGGAGATGGAGATTACTGGCATGTAGGAAACCTCTCCAATGCAGTCCGAACTGGTGAAGATTGGACATGTTCATTGGGCCAATGAACTATTCGAGCCCAAAAGCCGGCGACTCACTGATGATCTCTATCTTTGGGTTCATGCATGGGATCGAAACAACGACAGTGGTCCATATCGAAGGCCTGCTACCTTAGCAGAAGTGGGTCCCTCTTCCACAACAGTTCAACTTGGGCTTTTATAAGTAACCTACTATCCAACATCCGAATTTAACCGTCAAAAGCTCTATTCCGCCGAATCCTGCAACATAATATGATTTCCTCTCCTCTCTCCCTTTTTCACCTATACAACACTAATCTAGACAATAACGACAACTTGAAACTAAATATTCTTTCGAGTTATATTCGAAGAAGAGTAATTAGGCGTCCAATCGTATTTGTTACAAGCTGATCGGATATGTTTGTTTGTTAACTTTGGGTCGTAGTTGTCGCCGTATTGTTCCTTGAACCAATTTCTGGTTCCGTCTACTCTATTAATAGATAATTGGCGCAGCATCACGAACAGACGCTCTCCATGTGTGAGAGATTCAATTCCCTTCTCTTCGGCTTGTTTCTGCAATCTAAATGCTCTAGATTCGTTCTGCTTCGAAGGGGGATGATCATTTCTGTAGTTTGATGGATGATATCCTGATTCACCTGTATCGTAGTCAAATGCTTCTAATGTCTCGATAGCCTCGCTAAAGGAACCTGATCCCGCTATGATTTTTGCTACAAAGATTCGGGGTTTGTAGATCCGACTTTTTCTGGATTGGCCGCCGATGAGAACAAAGAAATCACCTTCTTGGATTCCTTTCGTGGTGAATTTCTCATAGTCTGGTTTCGAAAGTTGGATCGGACGATATTCTCTCGCTTCGATTTGATATTTTCGATCACATGCCCAAAAGTTATACAATTGACAAGGGACGAAAGTCTGAGTCTGCTTGCCGTTGTAATCCCCGTTCGCATCTCGTTTCTCTCCGAACGGTCCATCAATAACCTTGGCTATCAGCAGGCTTCGATTCCCGTTTCCTGCATTTGCGTATGGACTTACCGGGTGCGAATAGTGTGCTTTCCACTTCTGGTGATTAGCTCCCCGATATGGTTCGAATCGTTCCCATGAATTAAGACCGGGATCGATAGGTTCGTTCTCTGTATTCGTCTTTGGTTCCCACAGATGATTTTCAGGGTCCTTGAGTACATCTGAAGGGAACGTATCAGTAAGCACTTCAGCAAACGATTGTGGCTTCTTCACGTCGCTTTCAGTGGCTTCCTTGATGATTCTCTCATGGGACCATTCGGGTTCGATCTTAACTTTCGGTAGTTCTGTTTGTTCGTGGCTAGTTCCGGGAAGTCTGAATAACCGCTTCTTAGTATATATTTGAGAGTCTATGTCGTACTCGAACTCTTTCGCCATCTTTCGCAATATTTCCAAGTCATTCTGTTTCACGAAATTCGGAAGATGAGCGTGAATTGATCGTCCCCCGGAAAAGTACCACGTACAGGCAGAGGGATCTGTATTTAGATAATTCAAGCAAAAATCTTCAATCCAATCAATTTGTTTTTCCAATGAAATTTCTGCATCGGATTCGATATAGAGGGGATAATAGACTCTTCCTTCGGCTTCTGCTTTATCTTGAAGCTTCTTGGCGATGTTCTTACCAGAAACAGCATATGGGTTCTCCAATTTATGTTGTTCCTTGATTTCATCGAAACCTAAATAATAAATTGGAGACCCAAAAGACATCTCCTGTGATAGTGATTTAAAAGCACTCTGAAGAATCGGCTCTGGATTCGTTGGGGATTCTGCCAATCGGATGTATGGCTCATATTGCGCCGTTTCTGCTTCATTCTGTTCCGTAGTGGATTTCTGCTTGATCGGAGCTGTACCAGTTTGTGACTTCATTTCTAACTCGAATATTCGTTAATCACATCTGCCATCTTCTGCTGGAGCAAGTCGTCATAGGTGGAGAATCTCTCGTTAGCTTTCGCCATAGCGAGTGCCCTTTTCGTTTCGGGTCGAACCGAAATAGTAGCATATTCAGAAGTCATTTTCACATATACTTACGCATTGTAAGTTTATAAATGCATTGAAATTGGAGTTTATAATTGAATTTGTAAATTCATATCTCATTTCTAACTCACTAATTGGAGTATGTATATTGGACTTGAAACGGAGGTTGAGGGTGTTTGAAGAGGATAACTTTCTGGGAAATTACGATGAACTTCCCAATAAGTTTGGATGGCATAACTCGAGAGATGTTGTTTAGAAGCGTTATACCGGTGATTTAGTAGAACTGATTATCATATACGCTACAATAGGGATAAAGAACCGCTCTTGGAGAGGGTTTGGCTCGGATTTTATCGTTTCCTGTATAACGGTTAAACGCAATTTCTGCGTGCTTTATACGACTTAATTGCTAAAATCCTAATTCGTGGGATACCTGTCCCTGAAGTCCTCAAGTGTTGTCCCGATCAGTTTATTGTAAAGACACTCTGCATCCCAGAGATCAATGGTGGTGTCGCTATTTCGCTCAATTTTGTCTGCCGTTTCTAACGCACCCTTTGTGAAGGAGACTGCAGTTACAGCTGTTTCTGATACATTGTGTTCAGATGCAGCGCCTGCGATTTCACGGATTTCACCCGGTCCAACACCCTCTCGATTAACTACTTCAACAATCACCTCTCTCCTTCCTCGATTCAAAATAACATCATGACCACCGTCTCCTGTCGCTTTCGTTCGAGTTGTGTCCCACTCTTCGTATTCGAGGATATCTTGTACTACCTTTTCGAGTGTAGCGTGATCATGACTCGATATCCAGTTATGAAACGATGGTGGAACCATACCAATGGTCTCCCATACCGGCCCTATTAAAATCCCACAATCCCCACCGAGAATTTATGCTATATGTATACAATCGCTCCCCAAGAACCAATAATTGTATACATCAGATTGGCTAATTCCTTGTTAATTCAATTTGAAAAGCTGGGGAGATTTTTCACTTGTAGATTTTCGGCTGGCAAATCTCCTTCAGAAGAAAAATTTTTGATTGCTCGGAACAGTAAGGAGTTGATTGATTAGAATCCTATCGTAAATGAGAAACCAACTTTCTTTTATATTTCACATGCATAATTTAGACGATCTGTGTTTTTAGTTAATTATTTATCTTTTGACTATCAGACTCTTCAAACCCTTCTCGGTCAACGTAGATCTCGAGATCATCTGCTAGTTCCTCTAGTTCGTCCATCAGTTCATTCTGATGCTGCTGTAGCTCGTTACCGAGGTCAGTGGGCAGTTGATCTTGGAGGAGGCTGCTGTATTCAAGACGTGTTTCAAAGGAGCTGTCAAGTAGCTGTTGTTGAAGACTCGCGATTTTCTGTTTATCGTCGCTACGACTCTTGTTTGACCATGCTTTAAGAGAAGCGACAAATCCTTCTTCAATTTCTTCTTCTTTTGTTTCATCGTCAATGACTTGATTGTACCAGCGTTTGACTTGGTTGACTAGGGCCATTCGAAGTGGCCAATCTAGTTCATCAAGTTCGTCCGTGTCAACAGCGACAAATGCATCTCCTGCATATATCACACTCATATTTGCGAAGATATCTGTCCGGCTTTCACCAGCAGTATTTAGTGTTCTTTCACTGACTTCTCCTGTGATTAGAACACGAATCACGTCCCGTTGGTGAATCGGAAACGAGGAAGTCTCTTCCTGCATATAAAAATACCCTCCGGCAAGAGTCAACCCAACCCCAAGAAGTGCAATAATCGGATCCCCGAGTCCAACTAATGTCAAAAGTAACCCTACGATAATCCCTAAAGCTCCGTGTGGTCCTTTTGGTTTATATGTGAGTGATCCAGATCCAATTTCACGCCATTCAGAGGTTGCAACAAGTCTTCCCTTTACCGTGCCGGTCAATTCTCCTACGTTCTCGCTTTCTATATCGAGGTTTGCCTCTTGACTCCCATGTGTATGGTATTTGAAATTATCTCCGTCTTGAATTTCTTCCAGGCTGCGTTTTAATCTCCGATAAAATTGTCTGGGGTTAATTCCATTATATTCGCCTTCGACAAATTTGGTTGCTTTGCGAAGGTTTTGCCGTGTATATTCCCATGATCTGTTCTTGTCCATTACAGTCATTCTAAATTATGTATGACGTAAATAGCTTTGTAGATGATTATCAAATTCGATAACTTGTTAGATTCGTTCCACACAATATTATTATAATTGTACACTACTTATAAATTAATCACTCCTTCTATTCCAGTAGAGTTAGAGCTAAGGGATTTCCACTCTACGATTCTAACGAGAAATCCGAGGCGGGAGCAAGGGCCAACAGTAAGAATGTGGAATTGAACGGTGCGTGATCTGATATAGGATATTTAAATCCTCTGTAGATCAACACCATTACAGCGTCTACCTCCCAACAATCGCGTATGCAAACCCACATCGTCCCGGTCGGGTTCGACTACGACCGGCTGATCGCCCCACTGGTTCGCGATCAGATCGACGTCGATAGCGTCATTTTGCTCGAGGGTGCCGTCGGCAGCGAGGCCAACGTCGAGTACTCGCGTCGGCTCTCGAAGAAACTCGAGACGGACTTTCGGAACTTACTGGGGGCGAGTACGGAACGGTTCGTGCTGGCGGACGTGTACGACTACGACGCCGCCTTCGAGCAGGCCTACGAACTCATCACCACGGAACTCGACGACGGAAACGAGGTCTGGGTCAACATCGCTGCGATGCCGCGAACCGTCAGTTTCGCCTTTGCGAACGCTGCCCACTCGCTGATGGTCGAACGTCAGGACGACCGCGAGCATATCCACACCTACTACACCGCCCCCGAGAAGTACCTCGAGACGGAACTCGCCGAGGAACTGCGCGAGCAGATCACGCTGCTTGAGTCGTTTCGCGACGCGGGCGAGATCGACGACGAACGGATCGACGCTCGCCTCAAGAGCGCACAGGAGTTACTCGCTGAGTTCGACGAGCGCGGAACGACCATCGGCGCGAAGGAGATCGACGGCAAGCACATCGTCGAGCTCCCGGTGGCCTCGTTTTCGAACGTCAAACCCTTCGAGGAACTCATTCTCTACAAACTCGGCGAGGACGGCGAGTTCAACTCGGTCTCGGAACTCGCCGAAGCGCTCGCTCGCGAACTGAACGAGGAGTACACTGACAGCTTTCGCTCGAAAGTCATCTACAACGTGGATCGGCTCGGCCCCGGCGGTAAAGGCTACATCGAACGCGAAGAACACGGGAAATCCTACCGAACGCGTCTTTCGCGCATCGGCGAGTTGTGGGTCCGGGCTCACTCCGATAGCGGCCTCGAGCAGTAACAGGTCGGAAGAACACGGTTTCTCACCTCGAGTTGCACGTATCGTCGCGTCGTCGACCTCTCGGTGGCCACGAGCCTCGTCGCCGAAAGGCTGTTAACTCCCGGGGAGACACACCAGAACTGACGATGCGGCCGTTGGATCATACGGACTCCTGTACGTCGGTGCCGGTAACCGCGAACCGTCCTGCGGTTGCGCCGAGGCACCGTACAGCGGGCCGTCTCACTCGAAGTGGATGAGCGGCTTGATGATCCCGTCTTCTTTCTTGTCCATCATCTCGAAGGCTTCCTCGATCTCGTCGAACTCGAACTCGTGGGTCGTCATCTCGGTCGGATCGACCCGGTCGTTCTCCAGCAGTCGCAGCAGTCGTTCGATACGGAGCCGGCCGCCGGGACAGAGATCGGTGACGATGTCGATCTCGGCCATCCCGACGCCCCACTCTTCTCGAGGGATGTGACGGAACTCGCCCTCCCCGTGGTAGCCGACATTCGAGACGGTCCCGCCAGGCTTGACGGCCTTGATGCAGTCCTGAAAGGTCTGATCGGTGCCGAGCGCTTCGATGGCGGCGTCGACGCCCTCGTCGTCGGTGTGGTCCATGATCGCCTCAATCGGATCGACCTCCTGGAAGTCGACGACGTGGTCAGCACCGTAGGTTCGGGCGATTTCCTGACGCTTGTCGACCGTCTCGACGGCGATGATCTCGCCAGCGCCCTGTAACTCGGCCCCCTTCGTCGCCATCAGCCCGACCGGTCCCTGGGCGAAGACGGCGACGGTTCCACCGACCGGAATGTCGGCGTTTTCGGCCGCGGCGAACCCGGTCGACATCATGTCCGTCGTGTACAGTGCCTCGTGATCGCTGACGTCGTCTGGAATGTGTGCCAGGTTCCCGTCGGCGTCGTTGACGTGGGCGTACTCAGCGAACGTCCCGTCTTTGACGTTTGCGAACTTCCAGCCGCCAAGCGCCCCGTTCGACTGCGAGGAATGGCCGTCCTGTGCGGCTTTCGAATTCCAGTCGGGCGTGATCGCGCCAACAGCGACGCGGTCGCCGGACTCGAAGTCGCTCACCGAGTCGCCGACCTCCTCGACGACGCCAACAACCTCGTGGCCCAGCGTGAGGTTCTCGCGATCACCGATCGCCCCGTGGACGGTGTGGCAGTCCGAGGTGCAGATCAGCCCCTTCGTTGGCTTGAGGATCGCATCCGCCGGTCCCGGTTCCGGCGGCTCCTTCTCTGTAATTCTCGTCTCGCCGATCCCATCCATGACAAATGCTTTCATGCTCATTGTGTGCTATCTCGCGACACCGCCGACCAGCAAAAAGGTTTCAGCGACTG belongs to Natronorubrum aibiense and includes:
- a CDS encoding pentapeptide repeat-containing protein, yielding MDRCGEIFQWSSKYNPLGRDLERTSGDVTAISFSRQKIRNHCCYRETIPGSDKCYWHTKKEKTQKELQQNLGDHDEPVGNAYISGEFKNLDLLVEFPEATFEDCTFKNVDFTGSLFPNAVFMDVELTDFKFDQCVLQGSKLDNVNDMKQGRSSLQQCDLRGTILSNVDFKGGNFEGSVFNVRSRLENSTELDGANFQNADLEEVKWQNIDLTKSDFTGANVQNANFSNSTLVQTIFSHANCLGADFSNADLEGAKFDQAYLVGSNFIGSEYHNAVLSDVQIDHTTEFDETSSYQREDAPPGKFENRSVRDLKALWTYRTLQNVFRENGMIEKSRQYYVKEKDLRREQYWRQFRNEATLLENQDDFLRISLEDRPKLKWLVFLFRALRAESSKWIIRFGEGIENLIISAILTIIGFGIVYPLTGLNTSTGEYRFKFPVELSDLLNVSWSPFLEGLLFSVLTFTPGNSGDITPIGFSQVLAIIEASLGTIFFALVVFVLGRRTTR
- a CDS encoding restriction endonuclease, with the translated sequence MVPPSFHNWISSHDHATLEKVVQDILEYEEWDTTRTKATGDGGHDVILNRGRREVIVEVVNREGVGPGEIREIAGAASEHNVSETAVTAVSFTKGALETADKIERNSDTTIDLWDAECLYNKLIGTTLEDFRDRYPTN
- a CDS encoding HFX_2341 family transcriptional regulator — its product is MQTHIVPVGFDYDRLIAPLVRDQIDVDSVILLEGAVGSEANVEYSRRLSKKLETDFRNLLGASTERFVLADVYDYDAAFEQAYELITTELDDGNEVWVNIAAMPRTVSFAFANAAHSLMVERQDDREHIHTYYTAPEKYLETELAEELREQITLLESFRDAGEIDDERIDARLKSAQELLAEFDERGTTIGAKEIDGKHIVELPVASFSNVKPFEELILYKLGEDGEFNSVSELAEALARELNEEYTDSFRSKVIYNVDRLGPGGKGYIEREEHGKSYRTRLSRIGELWVRAHSDSGLEQ
- a CDS encoding zinc-binding dehydrogenase — its product is MKAFVMDGIGETRITEKEPPEPGPADAILKPTKGLICTSDCHTVHGAIGDRENLTLGHEVVGVVEEVGDSVSDFESGDRVAVGAITPDWNSKAAQDGHSSQSNGALGGWKFANVKDGTFAEYAHVNDADGNLAHIPDDVSDHEALYTTDMMSTGFAAAENADIPVGGTVAVFAQGPVGLMATKGAELQGAGEIIAVETVDKRQEIARTYGADHVVDFQEVDPIEAIMDHTDDEGVDAAIEALGTDQTFQDCIKAVKPGGTVSNVGYHGEGEFRHIPREEWGVGMAEIDIVTDLCPGGRLRIERLLRLLENDRVDPTEMTTHEFEFDEIEEAFEMMDKKEDGIIKPLIHFE